In Synechococcus sp. KORDI-52, one genomic interval encodes:
- a CDS encoding dihydroorotase — translation MNDTSLLDPVRILRGPGLPVQLGAVLIEEGVLIGFDDDARQQALLLGIQATPAPNQLVAPCLVDPHSILETPFSGDQETAVSLRHCAAAAGYGQIALLPRSSSWRDRPERLQGFNADQDPTATVRLHLWGSFSRSGKAGELAPHGDLLEHGAIGLADDNAMVPAALLQQGLLLGEMGGCPVLVAPRDPALQGEGLVREGVETLRAGWPADPITSETVPLSQLLLLHQCHPDRQLRLMNLSTAAAVDQLSGCEPPPLSSVSWWHLLTDRSMLTGSDHGWRVCPSLGGPKDRDRLIQAVQERTVTAVAVHAVPLDAEDMLLPGDQRPAGLSGHHLVLPALWNALVRPGRWTVEDLWQALSFGPSALIDQPPEQLKRGSRRWLLFDPDQCWTIRHNTSGAPRSANVPWLGRELKGRVTACGLSC, via the coding sequence ATGAACGACACCTCGCTCCTGGATCCGGTGCGCATCCTGCGTGGCCCCGGACTCCCGGTGCAGCTCGGTGCAGTTCTGATCGAAGAGGGGGTATTGATCGGCTTCGACGACGATGCCCGACAGCAGGCCCTTCTCCTGGGCATTCAAGCCACCCCTGCGCCGAATCAACTGGTCGCCCCCTGCCTGGTCGATCCCCATTCCATCCTGGAGACCCCCTTCAGCGGGGATCAGGAAACAGCCGTGAGCCTGCGGCACTGTGCTGCCGCAGCGGGCTATGGCCAGATTGCCCTGCTCCCCCGCAGCAGCAGCTGGCGCGATCGGCCCGAACGGCTTCAGGGATTCAACGCCGATCAGGATCCGACGGCAACGGTTCGCTTGCACCTCTGGGGAAGCTTCAGTCGCAGCGGCAAGGCAGGCGAGCTCGCCCCCCATGGGGATCTTCTTGAACATGGCGCTATCGGACTTGCCGATGACAACGCCATGGTTCCAGCCGCTTTGCTGCAGCAGGGACTGCTGCTCGGCGAGATGGGGGGATGTCCGGTGCTGGTGGCCCCCCGGGATCCCGCGCTGCAGGGGGAGGGGCTGGTGCGGGAAGGGGTGGAGACGCTGCGGGCCGGGTGGCCAGCGGATCCGATCACCAGCGAGACCGTTCCCCTCAGCCAGTTGCTGCTTCTGCATCAATGCCATCCGGATCGACAACTGCGGTTGATGAACCTGTCCACGGCAGCGGCGGTTGACCAACTTTCAGGCTGCGAACCCCCTCCCCTGAGCAGCGTGAGCTGGTGGCATCTCCTGACTGACCGAAGCATGCTGACCGGCAGCGACCACGGCTGGCGCGTCTGCCCGTCCCTCGGAGGACCGAAGGATCGCGATCGGTTGATCCAAGCCGTTCAGGAGCGAACCGTGACTGCCGTGGCTGTTCACGCTGTACCTCTGGATGCGGAAGACATGCTGCTGCCAGGTGACCAGCGCCCCGCAGGTCTGAGCGGCCACCATTTGGTGCTTCCTGCGCTGTGGAATGCCCTGGTGCGGCCCGGACGCTGGACCGTGGAAGATCTTTGGCAGGCCCTCAGCTTTGGGCCGTCGGCCCTGATCGATCAGCCCCCTGAACAGCTCAAGCGAGGCAGCCGGCGATGGCTGCTTTTCGATCCCGATCAATGCTGGACCATTCGGCACAACACATCTGGAGCTCCACGCTCAGCCAACGTTCCCTGGCTGGGACGGGAATTAAAAGGCCGTGTGACGGCCTGCGGACTCAGTTGCTGA
- the lepB gene encoding signal peptidase I, with amino-acid sequence MKGRVSAIWEFWAPFLFTISLYLLLRQFAFEARYIPSGSMLPGLQVGDKLIVEKLSYRSRPPQRGEIVVFNSPSAFDPVWKLESGQPNPLKCGFVTFPGISWLVDRVLVQRYPECEAWIKRVVGVPGDVVEVNSRGAVTINGKAFKEPYVTNFCSDRDGMNGCKGLYAVVPEGKVVVLGDNRRNSQDARRWPGGPFLPDDQIIGRAVFRFWPPGRIGQLSN; translated from the coding sequence ATGAAGGGCAGAGTGAGCGCCATTTGGGAGTTTTGGGCCCCCTTTCTGTTCACGATCTCGCTGTACCTTCTGCTCAGGCAGTTTGCCTTTGAAGCTCGTTACATCCCTTCGGGATCGATGCTTCCAGGGTTGCAGGTCGGCGACAAGTTGATCGTGGAGAAACTGTCGTACCGCTCACGGCCTCCCCAACGGGGCGAGATTGTTGTGTTCAATTCCCCCAGTGCTTTCGATCCCGTCTGGAAATTGGAATCGGGACAACCGAATCCTCTGAAGTGCGGTTTCGTCACCTTCCCTGGCATCAGCTGGCTTGTCGATCGTGTTTTGGTGCAGCGCTATCCCGAATGTGAGGCCTGGATCAAACGGGTGGTCGGCGTTCCAGGTGATGTTGTGGAAGTCAATAGCCGCGGGGCCGTCACCATCAACGGCAAGGCTTTCAAAGAGCCTTACGTCACCAACTTCTGTTCGGATCGCGATGGGATGAATGGCTGTAAAGGCCTTTATGCCGTCGTTCCCGAAGGCAAGGTTGTCGTCTTGGGTGACAACCGGCGCAACAGTCAGGACGCCCGTCGTTGGCCCGGTGGCCCGTTTCTGCCCGATGATCAGATCATTGGACGTGCAGTGTTCCGCTTCTGGCCCCCCGGGCGGATAGGACAGCTCAGCAACTGA
- a CDS encoding arsenate reductase family protein gives MAEPLQVYSYSRCSTCRKALGWLTERGISHEVHDITLTPPSKDMLVAAHRSLGDRKLLFNTSGQSYRAMGAAAVKALSDDEALDALAADGKLIKRPFVEVNSSTYLTGFKPDLWESALQG, from the coding sequence TTGGCTGAGCCTCTCCAGGTGTACAGCTACAGCCGTTGCAGCACTTGTCGCAAAGCACTGGGCTGGCTCACTGAGCGTGGCATCTCTCACGAGGTGCATGACATCACCTTGACCCCACCCTCCAAGGACATGCTGGTGGCTGCTCATCGATCCCTTGGTGACAGGAAGCTTTTGTTCAACACCAGTGGCCAGAGCTATCGCGCCATGGGTGCGGCAGCAGTGAAGGCTCTGTCGGATGACGAGGCTCTGGATGCTTTGGCTGCTGATGGGAAATTGATCAAACGACCGTTCGTGGAGGTGAACTCCTCCACGTACCTGACCGGTTTCAAGCCTGATCTTTGGGAGTCGGCACTCCAGGGCTGA
- a CDS encoding 2Fe-2S iron-sulfur cluster-binding protein produces the protein MPTIRFEQEGQQVGCIEGANLRKAALDAGINPYKSLNNLNNCSGVGQCGTCVMEVLEGQGNLSPRSDVEEVYLADRPANFRLSCRTTVNGDVTVRTRPAEGVGRGSNSLVGAIKSLFGR, from the coding sequence GTGCCCACCATCCGATTCGAGCAGGAAGGCCAGCAGGTTGGCTGCATCGAGGGCGCGAATCTGCGTAAGGCTGCACTCGATGCAGGCATCAACCCTTACAAGAGTCTCAACAACCTCAACAACTGCAGTGGCGTCGGCCAGTGCGGCACCTGCGTGATGGAGGTGCTTGAGGGGCAGGGCAATCTTTCTCCTCGCAGTGATGTCGAGGAGGTTTACCTGGCTGACCGACCTGCCAACTTCCGCTTGAGCTGCCGCACCACTGTGAACGGCGATGTGACTGTTCGTACCCGTCCTGCGGAAGGTGTGGGCCGTGGCTCCAACAGCCTCGTTGGAGCGATCAAATCCCTGTTCGGCCGCTGA
- a CDS encoding inorganic diphosphatase: MDLHQLPPSPSPGLVNLIVEIPAGSRNKYEYLAEAGIMVLDRVMHASVRYPFDYGFIPNTQAEDGSPLDAMVIMAEPTFAGCLIKARPIGVLDLHDRGAYDAKILCVPDADPRQDEIRSIRQIAASQLEEVAEFFRTYRTLQGGIVTIDGWRDLDAVQPLLDSCINAAT; encoded by the coding sequence ATGGATCTCCATCAGCTGCCCCCGTCTCCTTCGCCAGGTTTGGTCAATCTCATCGTGGAGATTCCGGCGGGCAGCAGGAATAAATACGAGTACCTGGCGGAGGCTGGCATCATGGTTCTCGACCGGGTGATGCACGCTTCGGTGCGATATCCCTTCGACTATGGATTCATCCCCAACACCCAGGCTGAGGATGGTTCTCCCCTCGATGCCATGGTGATCATGGCCGAGCCGACCTTCGCTGGATGCCTGATCAAGGCCCGCCCCATCGGAGTTTTGGATCTGCATGACCGGGGGGCCTACGACGCGAAAATTTTGTGTGTCCCTGATGCGGATCCCCGTCAGGACGAAATTCGCAGCATTCGCCAGATTGCAGCGTCCCAGCTGGAAGAGGTGGCTGAGTTCTTCCGGACCTATCGCACGCTCCAAGGGGGCATTGTGACGATTGATGGATGGCGCGATCTCGATGCCGTTCAGCCCTTGCTTGATTCCTGCATCAACGCAGCCACTTGA